The following coding sequences lie in one Arachis stenosperma cultivar V10309 chromosome 5, arast.V10309.gnm1.PFL2, whole genome shotgun sequence genomic window:
- the LOC130981342 gene encoding uncharacterized protein LOC130981342: MQAARPRGKDGTVGKHSSIQAFDIDGGSGVGSKIYDGCCFCPLPVVSLKSKTSSNPDRWFLRCPMWKNTQGRCGYFQWLDEIEEQCVEGEISSENSNMVGIADPKKKNRINQEGSDGRKRDRMMMVLSVVNDMKEQLRRVELLLIVICILFGLNMVLSLLCMAK, translated from the exons ATGCAAGCAGCTAGGCCTCGTGGAAAAGATGGAACCGTGGGAAAGCACTCATCCATTCAAGCCTTCGACATTGATGGTGGTTCAGGAGTTGGTAGTAAAATCTATGATGGGTGTTGCTTTTGTCCCCTTCCGGTGGTTTCGTTGAAGTCGAAGACAAGTAGCAACCCTGATAGATGGTTTCTACGTTGCCCTATGTGGAAG AACACACAAGGACGTTGTGGGTATTTTCAATGGTTGGATGAAATAGAAGAGCAATGTGTGGAAGGAGAAATTTCTTCGGAGAATAGCAACATGGTGGGCATAGCAGacccaaagaagaaaaacagaATCAACCAGGAGGGTAGTGATGGCCGGAAAAGGGATAGGATGATGATGGTGCTTTCTGTGGTGAATGACATGAAGGAGCAGCTGAGGAGGGTTGAGTTGTTGTTGATTGTTATCTGTATATTGTTTGGGTTAAATATGGTTTTGAGTCTGCTTTGTATGGCTAAGTAG